Proteins encoded in a region of the Phacochoerus africanus isolate WHEZ1 chromosome 8, ROS_Pafr_v1, whole genome shotgun sequence genome:
- the WDR59 gene encoding GATOR complex protein WDR59 isoform X2 yields the protein MAARWSSENVVVEFRDSQATAMSVDCLGQHAVLSGRRFLYIVNLDAPFEGHRKISRQSKWDIGAVQWNPHDSFAHYFAASSNQRVDLYKWKDGSGEVGTTLQGHTRVISDLDWAVFEPDLLVTSSVDTYIYIWDIKDTRKPTVALSAVAGASQVKWNKKNANCLATSHDGDVRIWDKRKPSTAVEYLAAHLSKIHGLDWHPDSEHILATSSQDNSVKFWDYRQPRKYLSILPCQVPVWKARYTPFSNGLVTVMVPQLRRENSLLLWNVFDLNTPVHTFVGHDDVVLEFQWRKQKEGSKDYQLVTWSRDQTLRMWRVDSQMQRLCAHDLLDGVDEFIEGISLLPEPEKTLHTQDAEHQHNSSHGEEEVLKEDPPSSLLEEKKSDPLGLPPTLQQEFSLINVQIRNVNVEMDAADRSCTVSVHCSNHRVKMLVKFPAQYPNHAAPSFQFINPTTITSTMKAKLLKTCHASWALWPHVSRNFHAGQPRASRHACLQ from the exons GCAACTGCAATGTCTGTGGACTGTCTGGGGCAGCATGCGGTGCTTTCCGG CCGCCGATTCCTTTACATCGTCAATCTGGATGCCCCTTTTGAAGGTCACCGAAAGATCTCGCGCCAGAGCAAGTGGGACATCGGAGCCGTGCAGTGGAATCCTCATGACAGCTTCGCGCACTATTTTGCAGCCTCG AGCAACCAACGGGTCGACCTTTATAAGTGGAAAGACGGCAGTGGGGAAGTTGGCACGACCTTACAAGGCCACACTCGCGTCATCAG CGACTTGGACTGGGCGGTGTTTGAGCCAGACCTCCTGGTCACCAGCTCTGTGGACACCTACATCTACATTTGGGATATCAA AGACACCAGGAAGCCCACGGTGGCGCTCTCTGCTGTAG CGGGTGCCTCACAGgtcaaatggaataaaaaaaacgCTAATTGCCTTGCCACCAGTCACGACGGGGACGTTCGGATATGGGACAAGCGG AAACCCAGCACGGCAGTGGAATATCTCGCAGCCCACCTCTCCAAAATCCATGGCCTGGACTGGCACCCGGACAGCGAGCACATTCTCGCCACCTCCAGTCAGGACAACTCGGTCAAG TTCTGGGATTACCGCCAGCCTCGGAAATACCTCAGCATTCTCCCTTGCCAGGTGCCTGTCTGGAAGGCCAGATACACT CCTTTCAGCAATGGATTGGTGACGGTGATGGTCCCCCAGCTGCGGAGGGAGAACAGCCTGCTCTTGTGGAATGTCTTTGACCTGAACACTCCGGTCCATACCTTTGTGGGCCACGATGACGTGGTGCTGGAGTTCCAGtggaggaagcagaaggaag GGTCCAAGGACTACCAGCTGGTTACGTGGTCTCGGGATCAGACCTTGAGAATGTGGAGGGTGGATTCCCAGATGCAGAGG CTGTGCGCACACGACCTCTTGGATGGTGTCGATGAGTTCATTGAGGGCATTTCTCTGCTGCCAGAACCGGAGAAGACCCTTCACACTCAGGATGCGGAGCACCAGCACAACTCAAGCCACGGGGAAGAAGAAG TCTTAAAGGAAGACCCCCCGAGCAGTCTCCTGGAAGAGAAGAAATCAGACCCGCTGGGCCTGCCTCCGACTCTGCAGCAGGAGTTCTCCCTGATCAACGTGCAGATCCGCAACGTCAACGTGGAG ATGGATGCAGCAGACAGGAGCTGCACGGTGTCCGTGCACTGCAGCAACCATCGCGTCAAGATGCTGGTGAAGTTCCCGGCGCAGTACCCGAACCACGCGGCCCCTTCCTTCCAGTTCATTAACCCCACCACCATCACGTCCACGATGAAAGCGAAGCTGCTGAAG